In Vibrio cyclitrophicus, one genomic interval encodes:
- a CDS encoding MATE family efflux transporter: MLTKLRPFTRESGALMHLSIPIILTQIATQAMGFVDTTMAGQVSPADLAAIALGTSLWIPVLLLLRGVIMALTPVVAYHRGARDFQSISVEFFQMVWLALIASVLLIAYLVSAKPILEWIGVAAEIIPIGSDYAFALAFGVPGIALFYTLNGFCEGMNNTKVPMIISVIGLLINIPVNYVLIYGKFGFPEMGAVGCGWATSLVYWLMSGMLYSYIKGHHHYKTIINFSDAKPKAKEMLHLLRLGLPIGMNIAVCGSIFAVIALMIGRIGAENVAAAQIALNISSLTYVIPMSISFGITIRVGHALGEKDELGAIERSKVGILVAALISLLSVAMFLLFPEWIIRLYTTDPTISATAAVLLTFTAMYQFSDALQTSANGALRGYKDTKIPMILAIASYWGLALPLGMVLGLTDHIVPAMGEEGFWIGILTGLSVSAALMLLRLRYVIKKRDLPPADAAIAN; encoded by the coding sequence ATGCTAACGAAACTTCGTCCTTTTACTCGTGAATCGGGTGCGCTTATGCATCTTTCGATTCCAATCATTTTGACTCAAATAGCTACCCAAGCGATGGGATTTGTCGATACGACAATGGCTGGCCAAGTAAGCCCTGCCGATCTCGCCGCTATTGCACTTGGCACCAGCCTTTGGATTCCCGTGTTGCTGCTACTGCGTGGTGTGATTATGGCGCTAACGCCTGTTGTTGCTTACCACCGCGGCGCACGCGACTTCCAAAGTATCTCTGTTGAATTCTTCCAGATGGTTTGGCTGGCATTAATAGCGAGTGTGCTCCTCATCGCTTATTTGGTGAGTGCGAAACCGATTTTAGAATGGATTGGTGTAGCCGCTGAGATCATTCCAATTGGCAGTGACTATGCGTTTGCCCTAGCCTTTGGTGTGCCGGGGATAGCCCTGTTCTACACCTTGAACGGCTTCTGTGAAGGTATGAACAACACCAAAGTGCCGATGATCATTTCGGTAATTGGTTTGCTGATTAATATTCCAGTCAACTACGTGCTTATTTACGGTAAGTTTGGCTTCCCTGAAATGGGCGCTGTAGGTTGTGGCTGGGCAACAAGTTTAGTGTATTGGCTGATGTCGGGAATGCTGTATTCCTACATTAAAGGCCATCATCACTACAAAACCATCATCAACTTTTCAGATGCAAAACCAAAAGCTAAAGAAATGCTTCACCTTCTAAGATTAGGTTTACCTATCGGGATGAACATCGCGGTGTGTGGCAGTATCTTTGCGGTAATCGCGTTGATGATTGGCCGTATCGGTGCAGAGAACGTGGCAGCCGCACAAATTGCACTTAACATCTCGAGCCTGACTTACGTGATTCCTATGAGTATCTCATTTGGCATTACGATTCGTGTTGGACATGCACTAGGCGAGAAAGACGAACTAGGCGCAATTGAACGCAGTAAAGTCGGTATCTTGGTTGCAGCGTTGATTTCATTGCTTTCAGTAGCGATGTTCCTGCTGTTCCCTGAGTGGATCATTAGGCTTTACACAACCGACCCTACAATAAGCGCGACAGCAGCAGTATTGTTGACCTTTACGGCGATGTACCAGTTTAGTGATGCATTGCAAACGTCTGCTAACGGCGCACTACGTGGCTATAAAGACACTAAGATCCCGATGATCTTAGCTATCGCTTCATACTGGGGCTTAGCACTACCACTGGGCATGGTGTTGGGCTTAACAGACCACATTGTTCCTGCAATGGGTGAAGAAGGCTTTTGGATTGGTATCCTAACGGGCTTGAGCGTTTCAGCGGCTCTGATGTTACTTCGTTTGCGATACGTGATTAAGAAGCGTGACTTGCCACCAGCAGATGCAGCAATAGCAAACTAA
- a CDS encoding MSHA biogenesis protein MshA, whose translation MELIIVIVILGVLAVTAAPRFLNIQESAREAVLEGVAGAMEGVITQVTSKAIIAGLDPDASNPGDQSNYVIDFGIGSVEVDWGTLCPESRGESGDKLTMIDFMTLSDDDSLTSDFGNRHTVIGYDYDFTQAELDSTNITDADLETRQGCYVLYDSFGGRVTGNECPAGGCECTVRVVNDEC comes from the coding sequence ATGGAATTAATCATTGTGATCGTGATACTTGGAGTATTGGCCGTTACAGCTGCCCCGAGGTTCCTCAATATTCAAGAGTCAGCGAGAGAAGCAGTACTTGAAGGTGTTGCGGGTGCGATGGAAGGCGTGATCACGCAGGTGACTTCTAAAGCTATTATCGCAGGGCTTGATCCTGACGCATCAAATCCAGGTGATCAGAGTAACTATGTAATCGATTTTGGTATCGGTAGCGTTGAGGTTGATTGGGGAACGCTTTGCCCAGAGAGCCGGGGAGAGTCGGGCGACAAATTGACGATGATCGACTTTATGACTTTGTCAGATGATGACAGCTTAACTTCTGATTTTGGTAATCGACACACTGTGATCGGGTATGACTACGATTTTACCCAAGCTGAATTAGATAGCACGAACATAACGGATGCGGATCTAGAGACGCGCCAAGGTTGTTATGTTCTTTACGATTCTTTTGGTGGGCGAGTAACCGGAAATGAATGTCCTGCTGGTGGTTGTGAATGCACCGTTCGTGTAGTGAATGACGAATGTTAA
- a CDS encoding short chain dehydrogenase yields MKTIILIGARGKMGQAALMGLGNHNVITAGRSGDVDHIVDITDPKSIEALYKNVGHFDAVVNTVGLCEYNTFADMTEEQWMTTVMSKMMGQINLVRIGQKYIADGGSFTLISGILNVKPIPFAIADATTSGAIDTFVKCVAYEMPRNTRINVINPTVLAEAWDVYGEMMPGFEPVPSKLVGKAFERSVDGFLTGEVIFVDA; encoded by the coding sequence ATGAAAACAATCATTCTAATTGGCGCACGTGGCAAGATGGGTCAAGCAGCACTAATGGGCTTAGGCAATCACAACGTAATCACAGCGGGTCGCTCTGGCGATGTCGACCATATTGTTGATATCACCGACCCAAAGTCGATTGAAGCGCTTTACAAGAACGTGGGACACTTTGATGCGGTTGTGAACACAGTCGGCCTTTGTGAATACAACACCTTTGCAGATATGACAGAAGAACAGTGGATGACCACGGTAATGAGCAAAATGATGGGACAAATTAATCTTGTTCGTATCGGCCAAAAGTACATTGCTGATGGTGGTTCATTTACATTGATTAGCGGTATTTTGAATGTTAAACCAATCCCTTTCGCTATTGCAGATGCGACCACCAGCGGCGCGATTGACACCTTCGTAAAGTGTGTCGCTTATGAGATGCCAAGAAACACCCGCATCAATGTCATCAACCCTACCGTGCTCGCTGAAGCGTGGGATGTGTATGGTGAAATGATGCCAGGTTTTGAACCCGTACCAAGCAAATTAGTCGGCAAAGCGTTCGAGCGTTCGGTCGATGGCTTTCTTACTGGTGAAGTGATTTTCGTAGACGCTTAG
- a CDS encoding LysR family transcriptional regulator — protein sequence MSKLDRLDIKQLRVFQALIREENASKAANQLGMTQQAVSEHLKKLREVFDDRLFVRKTNGFVPTTFAQELSVGVDRLLIDFNLLLSKSNFVPEKAKGTFVIAATDYTQQIILPSLIAKLRERAPELKLIVRDFEIDNLHELMESGKVNLAIAFPDYIPDSYKVIKLFEEHHVCVTSPHSSIAQTTPSMEEVACYPTIIASPSRPNFKGSIDEWFGKFGLKRNVVVSAPCFSIVPMYLNTTDSIAFLPSRAIEGLNLITLPMEQSPESFDVVAAWHPRYNDDPLQKWVTSLLEVE from the coding sequence GTGAGCAAATTAGATCGACTAGACATAAAACAACTCAGGGTTTTTCAAGCGCTAATACGTGAGGAAAACGCGTCTAAAGCTGCCAACCAATTAGGGATGACTCAGCAAGCCGTCAGTGAGCATTTAAAGAAACTGCGTGAAGTGTTCGACGACAGGTTGTTTGTGAGAAAGACCAATGGATTTGTTCCAACGACATTTGCTCAAGAACTTTCTGTTGGTGTAGATCGTCTGCTTATTGATTTCAACTTACTGTTATCAAAAAGCAACTTTGTGCCAGAGAAAGCAAAAGGGACGTTTGTGATTGCGGCGACAGATTATACCCAGCAGATTATTTTACCGAGCTTGATAGCAAAGCTAAGGGAGCGAGCGCCGGAATTAAAGCTGATTGTGCGTGACTTCGAAATCGATAACCTGCACGAGTTAATGGAAAGCGGCAAGGTCAATTTAGCTATCGCATTCCCTGATTACATCCCAGACAGCTACAAGGTCATTAAGCTGTTTGAAGAGCACCATGTTTGCGTCACTTCACCTCATTCCTCTATCGCACAAACCACCCCGTCGATGGAAGAGGTCGCGTGTTATCCGACGATCATAGCTTCACCATCTCGCCCAAACTTTAAAGGGTCGATTGACGAATGGTTTGGCAAGTTTGGTTTAAAGCGCAATGTCGTTGTATCCGCGCCGTGTTTCTCCATCGTACCCATGTATCTAAACACCACTGACTCGATTGCGTTCTTACCATCCAGAGCGATAGAAGGGCTGAATCTAATCACACTTCCAATGGAGCAATCACCAGAGAGTTTCGATGTGGTAGCTGCGTGGCACCCAAGATACAACGATGATCCGCTACAAAAGTGGGTCACCTCCTTATTAGAAGTTGAATAG